The Labrus bergylta chromosome 23, fLabBer1.1, whole genome shotgun sequence genome includes the window CAGAAACGTcacaacaaaatgacaaatttaaaaaaagtaaaaaattccccagctgtgaaataaaaaccttatttcacagaaaaaaaaattcaaggaTATTTGAATTctgtacattttaattaacatCTTATTTTTAGTAGCCTATTTGTAATGAACTGTATTACAACTTTCCACTCTTTTATTACACATATATTAcaaatattacacatttatgTTTATACCAAGAATCCGAAAATGTGTTGGTTTGCTGCACACACAACCcttttttgatacatttttcattttcaatgagtgatatgtttgactgcaattttttttattttttttatttaacctttattttaccaggcaagaattgcttgagatcaaatgacctctttttTGAGCAAGGTCTGGCCAATATGgcagcagtaaaaaaagaaatataagacaaatctaaaaagaaagcacagacatgagaaaaagagacaaatacagtccagaaggtgaagaagaaggaggaggaggaggaggacaagatcatgttaaacaaaaacaaaacaccacaatacacactaaaagaacaattatgtgatgatgataaaatactatGCAGTGAAACAGTTACACACTCCAAaattagcttttaaaaaacttgtgagccgagttttaaaatcattaatagtGATGAGTTCCTgcaatttgagtgttttttgaagactgttccatgcagagggagcagagtACATGAAGGCCCTCTTCCCAAACTCAGTACGAGTTCTGGGGACTTTCATAGATAGAAAGTCCAGAGAGCGCAAACTGTATGatggatttgatttaaaagtgagGTAGGTGCAGAGGTATGAAGGGAGTAGTCCAGTAATTGCTTTATAAATGAAGGTGTACCAGTGAAGAAGCCTACGAGCTGACAGGGAGCCAGCCTACTTTAGAGTACAGGGTGCAAAGATGGGTGAGTGACAGTAGGATGAGTTTTCTTGTTATAACACTTCTTACACAAGACATGATCAGCAAATATGATCAGCCAATAACTccttccacaagtggaagtgtacatagactaccttgtattattctattattgtattttttctccctttatttaactgatgtacatatgtttgatttttaacatcttgttatttttgataattatattcttATGTCTTGtgctgttgtgacaaaaaaatgtcccccatgggggatcaataaagtttatctttatctttaacttTAAAGAGATAAGACATATCACTTCATCCACAGGGGGTCACCAAATGTAACACAAAtggaaagttcctcacaggagctttaaaagaagttatttttaatgatagTGCAAGTGTCATTACCTTTAGATCTTTCCTGTAAATATAAGTTTTATTGAACAAATAACCATATGTGACCACTACATCACTTCTATccatgtatctgtgtgtatacAACAAATCAAGTTAAACatatatacaaaaataaaagtaaatgtgGAAACTTCGCCCTAAGCATCACGTCATCGTAAATGTCAACTCTGACACATTTGTAAGATAGTATTTGGGATTTTGCTTATATATTGCTTTCCATTATGTTTGATCTGACTTTAAAATATTGATATGACTGCACTGAGCCTGCAAAATTCAGTTCCAGATCTATAACAAAACATCTTCCATTGTTATTTGTCATTTTCCAGCTGATAAATTATTAGTTATTTCTATCtatcatttgaaaaacaacattagctatttcttttactgtttttagCCACTCGTGTATTTCAGATGGGAGGAATCACAAgtgtaaaaaaatagaaaagatgaaataaaaaaattgtttagcattgtttttctgtgttttgagttTCAGTTTAAATCCATAGATGTCAGTCATATTTTTACAAAACGCATTCAAGGTAGGTTTGAATCAGAATCAAGAGGAGTCTTCTTGACCACGTGCATAGGGGTTATCAGAATATAATATGggatagatattttttttaaataaagaaagggAAGGTGTATAAAAGATGAACTTATTTTCATACATGGCGTAATTACATAAACACGACGGTGGAAGATTTGGACATGTGGAATATTTGGTTTTGTATCCACAGGTTCTTTAGGATGCATACAATGTTGAATGACTTCCAGTTTGAGTCTTCGAGTCTCAAGTGAAAGAATATTGTCCAATAACCAAAATTACAGAAAAGTTAATTCagtataagaaaaatacaaaaaaaggacGATTAAAAAACTCATAACATAGTGTAGAAATGGGCCAGATTGTTTCCATGGAGACACCTCCGTTGCGCACAATGCACCTCGATGCGTTTTGGAGAGGTTTGGAAACCTTTTTACGCGGATGAAGTCCCCACATTTCTCAACACTTAGACACATAATAATGcgcaaataaatgtgttttaagcGCAGGACAAACTCATGGAACGTTTTAGTAAGCTCTGTACTTATTTTTTGGCCCCATTTTCCAACTTATACTCCAGCTCCGTCCTTTGGCGAGCTCAGATCAACATTTACGCACAGCGAATATGTGATACTATCTTAACACAACAACCTAAGTACCTTGATTAACCTCgtctggcacacactgtacgtgTAATAAAGTACCATAAATAAACGACCACATCAGCTCCCCcgtaataaataaaaaaaaagcttgccTTATTTGTCCTGTGTCTCGGTTGGCAAGGAGATAATGGTGTCCAAAAATGGCTATCCTCTATGCACCCTGGCTGATTGTACACAGAGAGGATTATCGTCCACTAACTCGTGGTTAATATATAATTTGGGCCATATGGCATTTTAAAATCTCAGCCTTTATTTCGGTGCCACTTCGATCTTTGTGGATCCAACTAATGATATTCAATTAGTCATTAAACAGGTGAAAAGACGAGCCTTGTGTGGATTTTCACATAGGCTAATATTTGCTCGTCAAATATTTCCCTTTGAAACGTTTACAGCGCATTTTTATCTGCTGGCTGCCCAAAGAACATCTGTGAGGGTTATTTTAGCCTCCCTCTTCTGGATAAACGAGGTCCCCCAATTGGCTCTTTCCTTGCGCCCATGCACGAGTCTATTTGTTCAcgttttgaaagaaaatgtaataaagagAGTCTGGGTGATGGATTTATGATTGATCAAAAGCACTTTACCATATGGCAGTCGTCATTGGCGCAGAtttccaaatgtttgttttatgaaagGAGGCCAGAGAGCCTTTTAATCTGAGCCACTTAACCTAGGAAAGGATGCTCCAGTCACGTGACACAAGTCTCCCCTCACGGTTTGAAAGCATACCAGTGTTGATCATTTTAGTTTCTCTGAAAGGTGGAAGTtgtaccttttattttttaaggatcAAAGCTGAAAGACTAAGGAGTAAATTGTGTTGCACTGAAATAAGAGGGGTCTGAATGAGACTGAAAGCAGCCAATGCGTAAAAGGGAACCTTGTATGACACTCCAACTTGAGTACGTGCACTGGCTGATTACAGCATATTTTTTTGGAACGAGAACACTACTTTTGAAAATTTAGAGGTGGAAATATTTGTTGTGTCACAGAGAACATGTGGTATATACTCAAGAAATGTTTTTCGATGCCTTCATTTCAGCTTTCTGGTGCAGCAAAGCAACgtctaaatatatttttttatacatatttacaACAAGACGTTACAAAGATTATGACGAGCATGTGCAACTCAGGCAGTACGTGTAttgtgttatgtgttttataaaGTCTAGACTGCTTCTAATAGACTTAAATACGAATTACGCATGCATGATTAATAATTACTAGTCATATTTATCCATATcccaataaataaaagttacaGTTACCTCCTGGAGAGAGTCATTTGATATAAtctttatcatgttttatttattaattgcAAACAACTCTTTGGAAAATCGAATCACAATACAAGATTAACGTGTTCTTTAGAATTGACCGTCCATCTGAAGCCTATTTTAAATCTGCAACTCCCCcatgcgtttttttttttctgaaccaAGCAGTATTGACATTACAGGTAACACTCCACCTCGTCATGTTGAGGTCTGCAGATCTATAAATTTGTGCTGAGGGGCGTGATTCCCTTCATTGTCACTCCCCACGGATACGCAGTTACCTGGACAATTTTAAAACCACAAGGTGCATTTTCAAGATACATCATTTTCGGggtttttttcatcatcaaGACTTGGAGCAAGAAGCTATGTGTGGAGCAAACGTTGATCTGCCAAATCAAGGTAAATGTATAACTTTATTACACTGCacttttacatttgtattaGATCTTTAAACGTAGTTAAACCATCTTTTACGCACCGTCAGGGGAACTATGTTACATGTTGTATGTTTGGATACGCAATTTAAACGTATTTTGAATGTACATCTTACAATAGCGTAAACGATGTTTCGAAAAGGTTGTGGAACTGTAAACCAGCTTGGAGGGATGTTTCTCAACGGCAGACCTCTCCCAGAAtccaagaggaggaagatgattGAACTGGCCTCAGAGGGAGTCCGTCCGAGTCAGATCTCCAGGATACTGCGAGTACgcaaaaatacaactttttagGCAAAGTATCAAACCAATTTgctcagatttctttttcaaaagttgcctaaaaggtttgtttttctcgTAGACAGGTTACTTTTGATTCACAAAAACATCTCAGTAAGTTTAAAAAGTAGAACATCTTGCGTATTACAGGTGTCCAATGGCTGCGTCAGTAAGATCCTGAGCCGGTACAGACGCACGGGTCTCCTGGAGCCAAAGACCATCGGTGGGAGCAGGCCTCGGCTTCTCACCCCGGGTGTCATCTCCACAATCATCCAGTGCAAAAGGGAAAATCCAACCATTTTCGCTTGGGAGATCCGAAAACGTCTCGCAGAAGCCCGGATATGCAAGGCCTCCAAAGTCCCCAGCGTGAGTGAGACTTTCAATTTCGCTCGTCTGAAGCGAAACATTTTCCAGTATTTAATGAGGCATTTTGCACACCCTGTTCTCCCAGGTGTCGTCTATTAATCGGATTTTGAGAAAGATCCACTTGGATCACGGACCGATGTGCATGGAGATCAACGCGCAGAACAGGACTGGGCAGGGTGAGTCACCTGTAATATGTGAAAGAATGGACGATCTGTAACCTTACAATGATGACCATTATAAGAAACACAGTCACAAGTGTGCAAGGACAAATGCATGatccaaaaaaacataaatgaatcagttttttttttcatgaatacatttctaattCTGATTTTCTATAcgtgatttttaaaatgaatgctagaattgtagaaataaatatattgtttatttggataagtaaacaaaaacagaggtgAGTTTAGTTGGGTCTATCCCCCTTCATTTCCTTGGACTTACCATGTGATGTGTTCATCATGTGCGTATCTGCAGATTTTGATTCTTTCATCCAGGAAGAACTGAATGAGATACAGATGTTTCAGACAATTTGCAGCAATGACCAAAACCCTAAATCTGTCCACCATCGCAACCGCACCACCTTTACCCCTGAGCAGAGTACTGCACTCGAGCAAGGTTACTTCAAATCTTTATATGCTCATACAAGTCTCAAAGCAACACAATGCTGCCATGCTGTTTATGCATAGACTTAAAACTCTTGTTTCTCTCCTCCAAATCAGAATTCTCTCACAGCCAGTATGCAGATCTGTACATGAGAGAGAAACTATCAGTTGAGATCAGAGTTCCTGAGGACACCATCAAGGTAGAATCATCGAGTtaaaccattaaaaacaaaatgtccaaaaagactaagaagaaaaaagttgttctgCTAACAAGATGCCTTTGTGTCTCTTGAAGGTCTGGTTTTCAAACAGACGGGCTAAATGGAGGAGGGAGGCCAAACACAGGAGCAGCACGCAGAGTAAGTGTGTCCATTTTAATGTTAAAGTCAAGGCCTAtagaaataataacaaaaaaccACCTGAATAGCAATGGGAAGCCTTTCAGCACATTTGCATTCACGTCTAACAATTACCTGATCAAGTGTATTTCTCCACAACAGCTTCAGATCttcagaaacaaaaagtttttgCTCCTGTGACTCCATCAACGCAACACAGCGTCACATCTCAACAGGTACAGTTTGAATGAACTCTTTGTGAGAGAACCTTGATTACTTTCTTATAGGCTACTCGCTTGGCTCAATGAGTTCATGTAAGAGCCAAACTATTTTCACCCAAATTTTAAAGGAAGGGTCTGCGACTTTTTGAGCCAGTAGATGTCGTCCTTTAGCTGCAgcacaaaagcaaaacaaatgtttggcgacacctcggCTGTTCTGAAGCCCCCCCGCTCtgctccagcgacacacctcgtACCCCTCTAGGCTATGTTATTCTCCTTCTCTCTAGTACCTGACTAAGACAGCTTTATACGCAAGGCCACCCCGCCCATGTAAACACAACTccaacaacagtacagctggggGAACTCACCGTCTCACTCATTGTACAGAGGACATACTTAatttctgttgtatttatgggtaaaatgttgcacattcttcctttaaaactaCTTTGCTTGTTCAGCATGAGAGATTTCTCCATGTctcccccccttcctcttctGTCTAGTTAAAGACTGGTATATATTTCCTATACTAATCAGAATAAGCCAACAGTTTGAATAAAATCTGACAAAAGCTGGAGCACTGATTGGCCTCACCTCGCCTCATCTTTGGGAGACAGATCAAGCACGTTTTTCTACCATAAAACTCTAAGTATATGACACCTACGGATGCTTTTTGGACTCATTTTTTAGTTTGATCTGCCATGCACATTTCGTGTCACGGGATAATACTGTAAGCAAACTTCTTTGGAGGTCTTTGACATGTTATAAGTAATAAACAAGTATGTAAAGCTCCTATGAGGAACTTATGGTTTATGTTGATTTTGgtgcccccttgtggacaaagttGTACATCACATCTCTTTGTCgtttttctgacaaaaaaatctcttccttctttcttaCAACAGACAGACAACCGTTTTGACTGCGTGCTGTAGATTTCCTAGTCTGACACTACCGatagaaggaaaagaaaaatacttaatggtgtttgatttttaatgatCATTTCAAGGCAACAGGAGTGTCGAGACTCTACGGTGAAAACTCAGCGGCCTCCTCTTCATACAACACAGCTGCCGGGAGGCGCATGAATAGTTTCTCCtttaagacacacacaggtaagaCTATGCAAAAATCTCTTTTGGAAAAACAGTGCATTTCATTGTCTTTGTAGTGTTTGATTTTCCGAAATTCTTAAATGCTTAACTATTGTCTTTTCCCTGCTTGTTATAGGTGTAAATATGAGTTAAGCTATATAGTTTCTGGCTTTACTTTCATTTAGTTAAAGAAGTCAAAGTAGGCGATTCTGTTTAAAACTTTTCAACATGATCTAGAGTTACAACATTTTTTGGCATCTGCGTTCCtacacaacaagaaaaaaaagcctttcattGATGTGGTCAGTAATTACTTTCCATATGTCTTTCCATGAAACACAATTCCTGTTATTACTATATGGGATTTCTTAGATGATTGAACTACCCCGTCAGCCTCTCTTTCATTTCAGCCAATAACTTATTATTTCATGACTATTTTTGCACTTGTGAACAATATAAAAGTATTACATTGACGTTGATCTAACATTGTAATTGCTAGCGCAGATGTTTTGaatgttgtaaaaaatatatattaaatgtaAACGCCTGCAGCTGCTTGGAAGGCATGCATGTGAATGACACATTTTGAGATTCTTTGGTTTTGGATGATGATTAAATAGTTGTGATCAGCTAGATAAGTGTGATTGATGTTGTGCTCACAGGAGAGTTGCTTCAACATGTTGTTCCTACACTTAGGAGTCCTTATTTGTCTCTTGACTGCACATTTCCTTCAACACAGTTTAGAAACGTAAACTGTTTATTTCCTCCTTTCTATCTCTTGTACAGATATAGGACAGTGTGAACATCTAGTGTCAGTCCCACCTGCGTCCCTCCACCAGTCGAACAACATGATGGTCCCCCCAATGCCAGAAAAGACTCCATTGTACCTCCACAGTGATAGATACAATTTCCCATTGGTTCACCATCACACAGCTTCAAGGACATCCCTGCCTTTACCCACTGAGACAATAAGAATAGAACATCCTGTGATGCAGTGCTGGAACCAGAAGGGAGCTTCTTTCACATGGAACCAGTTCAACCAGCCGCCCTGGACCCTTAATCCACGTACCTATCTGGAGTAAATGATCACCCTATTTCTATCATtagtaaacagaaaaacaagaaatattgtAGATTTTTTATCTGTATATTGTCACCTGTAATGTTTACGTCACATTGCCTTCAAAGAGTCCAAGACATAAAGTAGCATTCTTGCAAACTCAGCTATGTTAACATGTCTTTTGTTAATTTATGTTTACTGtccctctaaaaaaaaaatgttttatgtacaGGATTGAATTGCATTTCTTATTGGAGCACAAGCAAAGGCTGTATTTTGAATGCAACTCAATCTCCTGACTGGAGTGACACTTtttgaccagcagagggcgacaGAGATCAGGAGTTGCAATTTCCTCTCATATGctcattatcttttttttttctaaaatgcaGTGCAGTTTTACTCATCACTTTCCCCCAAACCCCTACCATGAGTAACAATTAAAAAGGAGTAACACAAATCAAGACCacagatataaatatatattcaagtGCTCTTTTGATGAATCTCAAATCTAGCAACAAAACTGACCCGAAAGGAAGACAACGTTTGTGCATCTTTACAAGACAAAAAGTGCGATATAAATCTGAACAGTGATCATGGTTTACAACTTTTTTTAGAGGTTTAGATCAGTTCTATGGATATGGGTTTCCAGGAATGATAGTAAAGTAAGCCAATGTGTGATAAATACAGGTTCTGCTTGAAATAGTGTCGATTTTAAGGGGTGTTAATAGAGAGTGGAAAAGATATGTGTTCCTAAATTCCTCTGGATTCTCCATGTACCTGGTCAGTGATAAAGTATGATAGTGACATAAATCATAGCTCCACAGATCATTTAAGGTTACCACTGGGTAATATGGATGTTATCTCTTTTATAGTCTCAGGATTGCTGTTTGTCTAAGAGCAAGAGTAGTTGAGGGCGCTCTTCCAACATTTCTTTCCACGGGTAGGCCGGTGGGAAAATCTATAAAAGTATagcttcaaaaagtctaaacatGACCTGATATCTGCTCTGCTTGGTATCAGTTTTTATGAGTGCGACAGGGCAGAGGCATTGAGTTCCTCCATGTCCCTTTACTGCAGTGAGGAGACGGTAAGGCTCGGGAGTTTGTCGATAATTGGTCACCGGGGGCGACGGCGTCGGGATCAGAAGGCAAACAGCTCGGCCAGCAGCCGTGGAATCAGCCTACTGGCAAAAAATGACCAGACGGAATTTCATGCTGCAAAGCCAAATAGGTAAATGACATCTCCACATGACAGAATAAACGTTTGTGTTGTGCTTTCTGCTGCAACTATAAATCATGTGTAAACTTTTTATATAGCTTTGGTTCAGCTCTTGAAAAGGGAACATAATGCCTTTTAAGTTGGGGCCAGTTTTAGTGTAACCGATATTAAGTCACAGGGGCTAACAGCTTGAGAGGAAAGTCatgtaaaatacaatttttCAGGTGCTTGTACTCTGTTATTCCCATTTTTAACTAGTCTTTACTTCTAGTCCTACACATTTTAAAGGTAAATATAGTCATTTTTACACATGTTTGACAGCTGTTTCTttacaaattaacattttacatTCTAAAAACCAGCTTTAAAATAACATacacctcctcacctcctcgtTACATGGTGACCCTGTGAGAAATGTCTTAGGGGCCCCTCATTAGCCTCCCCAAGGTTTCACAACTAAAATGTGGAATGATCTATTTCCTGCACAGGCAAAGATTTGGAATAAAGGGattgcagataaaaaaaaatgaacacagataTGTGTAGCAGAGCTCTTTTGAGCACATTAATCATCCTGGGTCTCACAGAATGTATCGTCAGAGGGGCCTGACCCTCAGGAACGAtcacacagaacaaaaaaaatacacaaatggaTACAAGAATTTCATACgtcatttttttatcattaaagagAATGACATAGTTACTCAGGAGCTGGATAGAAAGGAAGCAAGGATAGAAAGTTCAGCCATGCTTCGATAAGACTTTAGACCCTGAGTAAAAAATCTACagactatataaaaaaaaaacaataaattgaGCGCTGTGGGCCTGGCGGTTGTGGCGCGCGtttggaggctatagtcctcgttgcagcggctgtgggttcgagtccgacctcggccctttgctgcatcttatctcctactctctcctcctttctgtctttcttcagctgtccaataaaggcaaaaataccccccccccccccaaaaaaaagctgaaacttGTTCCGTTACAAAAGTAGAATTCTACTTTAACCTGTTTCACAAAATGTTCTTCAGAAGTACTTCTCATACCTTGTGACCTCATTTTGCTGAAAGTAGTCTTTATGAGTATAGTACTAATTGTATTTAGCTACTGGTTTCCagaaactctctctcttttttcccttaTAATATTTTGACAGAAAAATCAATCATACATTTGGAGCATTAAGCATATCTAATCTCATATTGAGCAACCCAAACTTTTGGAGCCGCTGAAAAGCTCAATAGGATCTGACTGAAGCTTAGAGTGTCCACATTTGTCAGCAAATGTTTCCTAAGACATGTTATTATTTCTCTCCCTCAGTGGCTGGATGGATGACTCTTGTTCTTTTAGCCACTTAGCACTATTTATCACACGTTAGAATCCGCTGCTCTGACTGATATGAGGCGTaaactgccaaaaaaaagagtaaacagATTCTAAGTGTGTGGAAGAAAAGCCAGAAGAAAGGAGCAGAGGCACGGGATCAAGCTAAATGTCACTTCAAGTTGTTTATTAAAATAGGAATGATACAAAGGCTGCTGAATTCAGAAAAGGTCATAGATATGAAACAACGTACTAGAAAACAAAATAGCAGCTGTTATAATTAAAGTTTACAGTATACGAACATATAAGGTAAAAATAGTTTAGTATGATATTTACAAAAATTACAGATGGGAATTTACAGAATGCATATTTACATAAAAGTAAAATTAAATAACAAGTAAAACAGCCGTCAAGGAAACggatacatttacaatacacTTACATTATGTGATATTTGGTTTCACTTGATTATGTAAACTGCTTTTATtaagctttttcttttgttcaatTGCAACTTCATTCACGTGTGGTCACACTTGAATCAAAGGGAAAATGACGGATGGAAAGCGACTAACattggtgtgtttttgttccatGATAAGATTGTATGGCAGCCAAGATAAGCCTGGTTTATGATCgtttttaaaatacagttttcttaaaggcttaatatgcaactttcagagcagattttcaaaACGTTGTAAGCACGGCCACTCTCAGCTTCCATTGTTTTGAACTATTTACATGTGATATTTAGAACAGTCATCTTAGAGCTAAGAGCAGGGTGCATGGTTTAACACTCAGATAGGAGCAACACAAAAAAGGGGAAATTGAAAAGAAATAGTAGCATTTTCTATTTAAACTCTCTGGCTAACTAGCTAAATTACCTCCACCCAAAATAGCACAAGGGTCAAAGACAAATGGTCTTTAAAGGATCTTATTTTGCTAACAAAataaagctcatgtgaggagTTCCTAACTGGTTAAAACACACTGAGATTTATTCTGAAGCCTTTTTTATAACCTACAAAAGGATAAGAGACCATTAACAACAAGATTCATGTTTTTCATAAAGTAATTTCTTATGCCTGTTACTGCTAGGAAGGGGTAGGTGTCGGATGAAGAGATCAAAAGGGCACATCTTTATTTACCACTTTATCCACatggggcgccaaaatcaacacaaatcaAGAGCTTTAATATAtacttctgttgtgttttgtaatctCATTTGAATCAGATTGGTATATTACTATTGAATGAGTGCTTTTGTACTTattttgctttaaatgtttgaataacCTTTGATTTCTGGCATTCAGTTATGTGCGTTTGTTTAAAATGCACAGCTGGTAAAGGTTAAACTCTCTGGATAAATATTATTGCTCAGCAACACGTAGTCCTTACTGAAGAGGGTTTTTGTACGCTTTCATTGTAGATCGTGTTTGTGTTAGCGGTTACCTGTAAGTCAACCTGTAAGTCAAACATCCAGACCACTTATTCTGGGGTCACAATTACTCtcagaaggaagaaaaaaaacgctaAATATCACATCAGAATCTGGATCCTTTTGAATGATGTATTGTGCtcatttaacaaaaataaatatatctaaCTTCTTCTGACAATGCGACTagtctctttaaatatttaagacaatcaaagacacaaagaaaaccaaTCCGACATGAGACAACCAACAATAATCCAGATCTATAAGACCCATAAAACCTTACAACTCTGCAGGAAACACACTCTATAAATCTGCAGTTCTGTACATAAGGAGTCACTTTCCATGAAACAAAAGTAAAGTATAAAATCTCCTACTGACCACACACAGCCCATCAGGGGCCAAAGTTCCCTCCAAACTGGAGGCCAAATAGCCATGTTATATTTGGCAtgactcttctctctctcatgctACAAATATTAGCATAAGAT containing:
- the pax4 gene encoding paired box protein Pax-4 — translated: MCGANVDLPNQGCGTVNQLGGMFLNGRPLPESKRRKMIELASEGVRPSQISRILRVSNGCVSKILSRYRRTGLLEPKTIGGSRPRLLTPGVISTIIQCKRENPTIFAWEIRKRLAEARICKASKVPSVSSINRILRKIHLDHGPMCMEINAQNRTGQDFDSFIQEELNEIQMFQTICSNDQNPKSVHHRNRTTFTPEQSTALEQEFSHSQYADLYMREKLSVEIRVPEDTIKVWFSNRRAKWRREAKHRSSTQTSDLQKQKVFAPVTPSTQHSVTSQQATGVSRLYGENSAASSSYNTAAGRRMNSFSFKTHTDIGQCEHLVSVPPASLHQSNNMMVPPMPEKTPLYLHSDRYNFPLVHHHTASRTSLPLPTETIRIEHPVMQCWNQKGASFTWNQFNQPPWTLNPRTYLE